TTTCAACAAACTAAAtcttttaatcaaaataaatctattaaatattttcaaataagttcagataattaatttttttcaatcaaaatatgtTTAAATCAATAAAGTAGTCTGTTGAACAAAATAAATCTTTCTAAAACAAATCTAGAATTAAATGTACTCAAAATAAATCTTTCTAAAAACTGTACCAATTGATAAGTGACCAGAATGTACCATCAACTTTTGAGACAACTTACTTAACATTTTCtccataaaaataaatcaatttatatgtaataactttaaaatttttttaatagtttatcACTTAGACTATGAAGTTAAATTATTGGATACCCATGAGTTTTGGCTTGTTACTTGTACCTttagtaaaaattaattttaaaatcttaatttattttaaaataaaataatattaaaaaataatatgacATTGAATAATAGTATTTAATTGAATGATGAATATCTATGAAATATTCACAAATTATATCGGGAAAAAATTTGAATATCTAGgtttaaaaaaaataccaaaaaaaccaatttttctgaaaatttaccaaagtgtctaggtttggcaGCACACCCtagagtatgcgccaaaccaaATGGCGCATTTATATAAACATGAGGTGTATGCGCCATACCATTTGTCGCATTGGTGGATGAAGTTTAGGTAAGCCATTCCAAATGGCGCAAATGTGTTGTTGTTTACACATAGAAGTCATTTCAAATGGCTCTTATGtgttaggtttttttttaaaataccccATTTCATTTCCTTTCGCGCAAAGTTTTCGATTTCGGTCTTCGATTTTCGTAAAATTGTCTGATATCCCGATTTTGTAAAATTTTCACTAACCCtaattatgttatttaatatttgtGTTGTCGATTCTGCCGCTTAATAAAGTAAAGttcattgattaaaaatatgttaCAAAGTTTATTAAGCATGCGATGAGGTTATTCCACGACTAGGACATTTCTTTTTATTGTGCCCTAGTTGACGACAAATGCAACATTTTCTTTCTATTTCGTCATGCACGTCCATTTTGGTTCAAATACGAGTACTATTGGggcgaccctttttctttcgTCGCATCGTATCGTTATGCCAAATTACCTCCCCATCATACTTAGGCCAAAAATCCTTCTTTGCTACCACTGGAAATGCCACTCTATATACCTGGAGCAATGTATCAGCCTTGTAAATTGGAGATAGTAGTGATAATGCGTCTCGGTGTGAAAATGCACATGCTGCtatgacatgtgagcaaggcatacgaaatgcTTCAAACTTTCCACAATCGCACCAATGATCATTTAGTAGAACCTGATATTGTTGTCTCGGAAATCCTTCATTGTGCTCAATTGTTTCTCGAACACTGAAGGTgcggttgaatcgatcgaaagcAGTTACATGATGACTGTTGGCCTTCGCTGATTGTTcttcataaatttcatgcaactctcACTGAACAGTTGACCCGATTCTCTAACAGCACTCCACCTCTTACCTCTTGTTGAGAATAGCGAAGCAATCCTAAAGTAGGTTTTCTCCACCAGTGCAGTGATAGGAAGGTTTCGAATGCCCTTAAAAACACCATTCATGGATTCTACTAGATTTGTTGTCatgtggccccatcgcacgccgtTGTCGTAAGCCCTGGTCCATTTCTCCCTGGAAAGGTTATCAATCCAACTTCCCACATTCGGATTTGACAATATAATTTCACTCCGATAATGTTGGAATGTAGGTTGAGTTAATACATATCCTGCATTGACTAGTGTTTTCCGGAGGTGCCTATCCTTAATCTCCTGCATGAAATTCTGGGCAATATGGCGAATACAGTATACATGTGTTGATGGTGGGTGTAGCCATCCGTTTGTTGAATTTTTGTAAGCACTTTCAATGGAAGCATgtctatcagagattaaacaaagATCAGGTTGAGGAGCAACATATTCTCGGagattccttagaaagaaactccaactcgCGGCAGTTTCACCTTGCCCTATTGCGAATGCTACTGGAAATATATTGTTGTTTCCATCTTGTGCAACAGCCATCAACATGGTTCCTTTATATTTACCATATAACCAAGTTCCATCGATTTGCAGTATCGGTTTATAATATGAAAACCCTCGTATGCAAGGTTGGAAAGCCCAAAAAAGGCGATGGAATATTCCATTTCCTTGGACACGggttccatccggggcatgcgctGGCAATGTCTCTAGAATAGAAACGGTGTCAGGAGAATATGTTTGAAGTGCAGTTAGATAAcgtggaagaattttgtatgaatCCTCCCAATTGGCGTACACAATTTCAATAGCCTTTATTTTTGCTATCTAACCCTTTCTGTAGGATGGAGTGTAGTTGTATGATGTAGTGATATGCGAGATAATCATTTTCACCTTCAGAGATGGGTCACAATTGATAAGACgcaagatctcctgacagatAAGATCATAACTAAGCTTCGTATGATCTTGGGACATGTTGGAGTTGACACATGTGTGTTGTTGTGAAATCGACCCTATGACCCAAGcatcacttctcttcctatacGAAGCACACAGTCTGAATGCACAATCAGGGTTTTTACAAATGATTATATACCTTTCTAGGTTCGAGCGGGCCACTTCAAAATCAACATTATgtgccatgtgccattttttaatAGTTCTCAGACATGCCTCCTTAAAAGGAAACTTATCTCTGATCTTTAACGCTTCATCACTTTGTATGTACGGGTTGAAGAAGATATCAGATGAAGGTTCGTCGACTTGTAAGTTCAATTTAGTCATATGTGCAGGAGGTTTGTACATATGATTTGAAGGCACCGATATGTCCTGCTCGTCTTCAGATTCTTCATTGACTATGTCGTCAACTTTAGTttcctgttcatcttcttcttcgtctATAACATCCACCTCTACTTGCTCGTCGACGggtgggtcaataacttgtgaTTGAAAAACAAGTGATTGTTGTGTATCGACCTGTATGGTAACATATAACTGGATGCATTCGTACCCAGAATATTCGTGGTTAGCTAACATATTCTGGAGTTCTTCGTCATTTTGAACCTCAATCTGGTAAAACTTAACCGGGTTGTTGTCACGGATAAAAGGATATTGGTAGAAAATTTGTGCAATATGACCCATTGCAATATTTGCCTCTAATCTCTTATGGAAGTATTTAAAATTAGCTTTTTTGCTTAATGAAAATGTAAGTGTTTCTCATCAGAAAAGCAGCTCTTTCACATATGTATGCCTCACTGTTTAGACGGGCATTGACTACGTATTGGGGTGGGGATGCCAATATTTTGGATAAGTGTTTGGCTGTGTGTGGTGGATTATAAAGAGATATTGGCATTCTTAAGTAGCATAAGATATTACTATTGCATATTGTTTATCAACACGCCTACAGTCAAACACACTGATCAATGTCTGTTTTGAAGATTCCAACATGATGGGACAATACGAACGCACATTGATCAATGTATGTTCTGAAGATTCAAACAtgatgggactagacgaaagcaCACTGATCAATGTCTGTTTACCTAAATAACGTTTGCAACAACCATGACAACTTTAATTAAATTATCCAACTTCTAGTTACATCATAATAACGTTTGCAACAACACAAGGATTTAAAATTAGATTACAACAACACAACGATTTAAAATTAGATTGAAACACAATAAACATAACACCGATATACATACTTCAAACACAATTACATCATATCAGGACTCACTCAACATACACCATCTAAACTACTCAACTATAATTGCTAGAACAAGTGGATCTTGAACGCCTCGATTAACTTCTCCACCgtatgtccaaaacattagatccataTCCACATCATTTTgcacacgatcccaataatacatgtaggtgccttctgggCTTGCATCC
The Vicia villosa cultivar HV-30 ecotype Madison, WI linkage group LG6, Vvil1.0, whole genome shotgun sequence genome window above contains:
- the LOC131613256 gene encoding uncharacterized protein LOC131613256 — translated: MLMAVAQDGNNNIFPVAFAIGQGETAASWSFFLRNLREYVAPQPDLCLISDRHASIESAYKNSTNGWLHPPSTHVYCIRHIAQNFMQEIKDRHLRKTLVNAGYVLTQPTFQHYRSEIILSNPNVGSWIDNLSREKWTRAYDNGVRWGHMTTNLVESMNGVFKGIRNLPITALVEKTYFRIASLFSTREQSAKANSHHVTAFDRFNRTFSVRETIEHNEGFPRQQYQVLLNDHWCDCGKFEAFRMPCSHVIAACAFSHRDALSLLSPIYKADTLLQVYRVAFPVVAKKDFWPKYDGEDIKLFPRKKHPPEVLFLLSALPAQSASQYPVNADLDP